In the genome of Sulfurimonas autotrophica DSM 16294, the window AGTTGTTTGAGGTTTCCCTCTTTAATAACGACCATGTTCTGCGTTTTTGCCAAAGACAAAAAAAGTGCAACTATAACAACAATGATAACTCCGATAAGCACAATTGGCATAATTTTTTTCATATTTTTCGAACCTTATTTATTAGACTTTTTGCAAGAAGTCTATTCAAACAGCATTATATAACTTAATTGTTACAGTCATATTAATTTCTTCTTTTTTTACCTTTACCCAAATCATCATAATGCAAAAATCTTCGTAAATCTTCTTGTAAATCTTCGTCTAAAGCATCCCAAATCATTTTTTTTTGAGCATATCTTTTTGGATCTTCTTTTTTTGATTTTTTTATATCTCGAATGAGGTAATGATACCGTACAATCTTTTTAGTGTATTCACTGATAAAAGGCCAGCTTTTTATTATTTGATAACTTCGCTCTTCATGATCCGTAAAACTCCACTCATTAAATTCATAATCTTCTTCATCTTTTTTAAAAGCAGTAAAAGGCTTTCCAACATCATGTAAAAGCCCTGCAGCAAAAAACTTAAAATCCCCTGCTTTGAGTGCATAGTAAGTTACACGGAGTGTATGCACTATTACGCCATGTTGGTGCCATTCATTTTGCATAAAAAAGAGCGAGTCCAAAAAAGGATATGAAAATATTTTATTGTTTATTTTATTCATATCTTCTCCTTAGCCATAGGGTGGCAAACTTCTACAGTATCTTTTAAATCCTGTTTTTGAATATGGGTATATATTTGGGTTGTCAGCAATGAAGCATGTCCTAAAAGTTCCTGTACTACCCGTAAATCAGCTCCGCCTCGAATCAGTGAAGTCGCATAAGAGTGACGCAATACATGAGGAGAAACACCAAGATACTTTTGTGTTATTTTGTATGCAGATATCCGGCTGAGTTTGCCTCCTTGATAGTTACACCAAACATATTCTTTATTTATAGCACTTGCAAACATATATTCATCTACTGCTTTTTTTGCGACTTTTGCCAAAGGCACTATTCTCTCTTTTTCTCCCTTTGCATGCCTTACATGTAACCATCCCTCTTCTATATCACCTAGCATAAGTTCTAAACATTCACTTATTCGCGTACCGCTCGCATATAAAAAAAGTATAAGTGCATAGTCGCGTTTGCCTATCCAGTTTGTTCTGTCTATCAAATCCAGACCACTCAGTATATCTTCATAAGACAAAAATTTCGGAAGAAGTTTAGGGATTTTTGCAAATTTCAGTTTTGTCTTTTGACTGCTAAAATGCTGCTTATAACAAAATTCAAAAAAAGCATTGACAGAGGAAAGTTTTCTGTTGAGTGTACGTTTATTTTTATATGAAAACAAAACACTCATAAGTTTTTGTGTATCAAGACAGATGAGCGGTTTAGAGAGTTTTTTTTCAATTGCGCAGAGGTCACTTTTATAGGCCTCTACACTTTTTTTACTCAAAGCTCTTGTTACAGTAATATACTCTAAAAAGGCTTCTAATTCATTAGACATCTATTTTATAAGAATTTTCTCATTATCAACATAAAAAGCTTTATCTCCGACAAAAACAAGTCCGTCATTCAAATCTACTTCATGTATAGTATAGTCAAAAGTTTTCTTATTTACAACTATCATATACCCTTCTTTTTCCAGAACATATAAATTGTCTCCGTCACTAATCATGCCTAAAAAGTGTGCGAAAGGAAATTTTACCTTGGAGTCAACCTGTAAAGAAGGTGTCAAAGAAATAATTTCACCTTGTTTTGTTGTTATAAATATATTTTTATCATCATGGACTATATTTCGTACTTCAAACTTGGCACGCACCTCTTTTTGTGAAAGTGCCAAAATTTTTGAATCACTTGAAGCAATAATTTTATCGCCAAAAATACTAAAGTATATAATATTATTAAAATAATCATCAGATGAAACTATGACGGTTCTGAGTCTTTTTTTCAATTTAGAATTAACAATAACAATTTTGCCATCCAGAGTTGAAAAGATTACTAAATCATTCATAAAATAGGGCTGTACTATTCTAATGTCATTTGCAAGTGCCTTACCGCCCTGCTCTTTAAACAATAATTCTTTTGAATCCATATCATATAAGGCTATTTCATTATTGGCAAATAAAACTGCTAAAATATTATCTTTTACACCTGCAGTTGCTATTGTTCTTTTCAACTCAAAATGTTTTGCAAGTTTAGGTGTTTTTTGTGATGTAACAGTTAAATTTCCATCAATAGTAGCAGACAAAACCCAGCCGTCACTTTCGCCAAGTACTCTTTGATATTCACTGTCTATTTGTATACTTACATTGCCGTCTCTGCCTAGAATTTTACCATTACCCAAAAGTGCTGCATTAGATGCTATATCAACTATATCATCTTCAATATCAGCGTACTTTTCCCAGTCGTTAGCAACTTTTTTCGGTTCAAAAACTTCTTTTGTACTACAAGCACTGAACAATAAAATAATGGCTGATGCAAGAAATATATATGTTTTCAAAATTTACTTTACTCCATAATGCATTAAAGCACGAGAAACCTGTGCCAATGGAGAACTAGTACTAATCATGCTTAATTTAGAGTGTGCCTCATCCAGTTTTTTTTCTTTCATTAAAATAATTGCGGCCTGAACCTGTGCCAAATCTCTGTAGATTGCATTTTGTTTCTCGCTGTAATTTTCAAGTTTATTTAAATCTTGCAAGTTTTGTGCAGCTTCATATGTGGATAAATCATCTATTAATAAAGCTTTTGAACTTTGAAGTTTTTCTAACTCTTTTACATTTTTGGCTACAACTGCCTGAGAATACATCCATACATCATGCAAAGCAGGACTTAATGAGGCCAACGTAGCCAATGTTGCTTCATCTTTCGGATTTGCTTCCAATTTCAAAAGTGCTTCATTTGCAGCTTCAAGCGTATGCTCTTTATTGATATTATAAGTAATATTACCTACAACAAACAGTGTAATTGCGACAACTGAACCAATCATGACATTTTTATATTTTTTTACAAACTTCTCTGTAACTACTGCTTTCTCAAAAAACTTCTCTTCTGAAGTCAATTCATCTTTAACCATTTCAATATTGTCTTTTAAGCTCAAAAATTATTCCTTGTATTTTCTAAAAGTTTATAATGTTACCCACAAATAAGTTAAAGTTTTATCAAATACCTGAGTAAACCTAAGTTTTCTATGATAAAATTTAAAAAATAAAATATTTACAGGATAAAAAATGCAAGTAGATGATGCACTATTAACAAGATTGGAAAAATTATCTTTTTTACATGTAAGTGATGATAAACGTAAAGAAATTGTATCACAACTCTCAGAAATCGTAAGTTTTGTAGACAATTTAAGTGAGCTAAATACAGAAGGGGTAGATGATACTTTTGCTATGAACGACAAAGCAACCCCGCTAAGAGAAGATACTCCTCACTGCGACTCATCCATTAGTGAAGAAATTTTAATACATGCTCCAAACAGTGCAGACAACTTTTTTATTGTTCCAAAAATCATAGAGTAATATCATGATAAAAGTTTATGGCATTAAAAATTGCGACAGTGTCAAAAAGGCACTCTCATTTTTTAAAAAACATAATGTAGAATATGAACTTTTCGACTTTAAAACACAAGAACTTCCTTGTGAAAAAATACAAGACTGGGTTTCAAAGGTCAGTATAAAACCTCTCTTTAACGCCAGAAGCACTACCTATAGAAATCTAAAACTAAAAGAATTAAACCTTAATGAAGTCCAGCAGCAAGAGTGGCTCTGTAAAGAAAATCTACTCATAAAACGCCCCGTAATTGAGTATAATGATAATGTCATTGTAGGATTTAATGAAGAACAATATCAAAGGAGTTTCTCATGAGTGAAGAAGTAGCAGCACAGAGTTCGTCTCAAAAAATGGATATAAAAAAACTGTTAAAAAGTGTTTTGGCATTTAAGTCTTCTGATTTACACCTGGTTGTCGGTAGTGAACCGCAGATTAGAATAGACAAAGAGTTGCGTGCTTTGAACCTTCCTGTATTAACTGCTAATGATGTTGAAGAGATGGCATATTCTTTGATCGAGGACAAGCAAAAGAAAGTGTTTGAAGAACACAACGAGTTAGATTTCTCATTTGAACTTAAAGATATTGGCCGTTTTCGTGCAAACTTTTATAGAACTATTCACGGAATTGCCTGTGCTTTTCGTATGATTCCTATTGAGATTCCAACACTTGACGAATATGGTAATCCTCCGATTTTTAAAGAGCTTGTAAAAAAGGAAAAAGGGCTTATTTTAGTGACCGGCCCTACGGGTTCCGGTAAATCAACAACACTTGCATCAATGCTTCATGAAATAAATATGACAGAACGCCGCCATATTATCACGATTGAAGATCCGGTGGAGTTCGTTCATAAAAATATAAAATCTCTCTTCTCTCAACGTGATGTAGGAAGTAATACAGAATCATTTGCCACAGCACTCAAATATTCACTTCGTCAAGATCCCGACATCATTCTCATCGGGGAGATGCGTGATGCTGAAACCATTGGTGCCGCATTAACAGCAGCCGAAACAGGTCACTTGGTTTTTGGAACCCTGCATACAAACTCTGCACCTGGAACTATTAACCGTATTATTGATGTATTTGACGGCGAAGAACAAGCT includes:
- a CDS encoding HD domain-containing protein, giving the protein MNKINNKIFSYPFLDSLFFMQNEWHQHGVIVHTLRVTYYALKAGDFKFFAAGLLHDVGKPFTAFKKDEEDYEFNEWSFTDHEERSYQIIKSWPFISEYTKKIVRYHYLIRDIKKSKKEDPKRYAQKKMIWDALDEDLQEDLRRFLHYDDLGKGKKRRN
- a CDS encoding tyrosine-type recombinase/integrase; its protein translation is MSNELEAFLEYITVTRALSKKSVEAYKSDLCAIEKKLSKPLICLDTQKLMSVLFSYKNKRTLNRKLSSVNAFFEFCYKQHFSSQKTKLKFAKIPKLLPKFLSYEDILSGLDLIDRTNWIGKRDYALILFLYASGTRISECLELMLGDIEEGWLHVRHAKGEKERIVPLAKVAKKAVDEYMFASAINKEYVWCNYQGGKLSRISAYKITQKYLGVSPHVLRHSYATSLIRGGADLRVVQELLGHASLLTTQIYTHIQKQDLKDTVEVCHPMAKEKI
- the gatC gene encoding Asp-tRNA(Asn)/Glu-tRNA(Gln) amidotransferase subunit GatC, which gives rise to MQVDDALLTRLEKLSFLHVSDDKRKEIVSQLSEIVSFVDNLSELNTEGVDDTFAMNDKATPLREDTPHCDSSISEEILIHAPNSADNFFIVPKIIE
- a CDS encoding arsenate reductase family protein codes for the protein MIKVYGIKNCDSVKKALSFFKKHNVEYELFDFKTQELPCEKIQDWVSKVSIKPLFNARSTTYRNLKLKELNLNEVQQQEWLCKENLLIKRPVIEYNDNVIVGFNEEQYQRSFS
- a CDS encoding type IV pilus twitching motility protein PilT; translation: MSEEVAAQSSSQKMDIKKLLKSVLAFKSSDLHLVVGSEPQIRIDKELRALNLPVLTANDVEEMAYSLIEDKQKKVFEEHNELDFSFELKDIGRFRANFYRTIHGIACAFRMIPIEIPTLDEYGNPPIFKELVKKEKGLILVTGPTGSGKSTTLASMLHEINMTERRHIITIEDPVEFVHKNIKSLFSQRDVGSNTESFATALKYSLRQDPDIILIGEMRDAETIGAALTAAETGHLVFGTLHTNSAPGTINRIIDVFDGEEQAQVRAQLASSLVAVVSQTLIPRVGSGKVATQEILITNPAVQNQIREDKVHQIYSQMQLNQQETNMTTQTQQLIELLQKKVISKENAIKNSNRPEELLKMIGAL